Genomic segment of Andrena cerasifolii isolate SP2316 chromosome 7, iyAndCera1_principal, whole genome shotgun sequence:
atataaggaaaTTTGAACTTTGTTTTTGCTAAGCGAGTGAGCGTGAATTTCTTCCTGTTTGCCATGAAACTGAAacaatgcaaaatttgaagttaaatGAACTACGAAAGGACAGTAGttacatttacttttcaaattattataGATACATACACGTAAATCATTATAATGTTCGATATATTTTCTGAAGTCTAACGAAACTAACAGATTGGATtggtttatttctctttatttattaacaaatttaacaAATCCGGCGTTTTATGCAAATTGCATCGTGTTGATGGTACCTGCTTTTGTTGCAGAAAAATCCTAAGCCATGGTATCACAGATGGATGGAGATGTCATCCTTTTTTGTAGACATACATGTCTGTACACGCTATGTATGAAAGAAGGGAGAGAAGTCTAATAATGTAGTAATTTATGTATGGCAATTCCTCAACACGTTCATGTAAAGTAAAGACACCTTTTACAACAACACAAGTTTCCTCTTGAATTAACCTACCTTCATCGCTTTACATCATCTTATAGTAGGACAGTGGGCTTTACAATGTACTGAAAAGGAGAATATAATATCAGCGTTACGTGTTACTTCTGTCTAAACCATTTTACAAGCTTACCAATAAATTCTGAAACGAGATCGTTATCGCTATCACCGCGCATTGTTCCAGTGATCTCTTCGTGCTCTACCATAGGTAGAAATAAGTGAACAAATTCGGTTGTATATGGTGGAGCAATTGCTTCTAAAACCTAGCATAAATAcatttctgtaataaaaattatttaatatgttCGTATTAATTGAAATAATCTTGCGATACCTCCGTGACGAAGTATCTGATTAAAGATACGTCTGTATCTCCGCGTTGCCAACATTGTTTAATGTAACACACCACAGGCACCACGCAACCTCGGCTCAATAAATTGACCATTCTATCAATTAACATCTTCTTCATTTCTAACTGTGCACCACAAAAACATGCAATTAGCTCACATTAATTATCCTCAGCAACTACCAAACTGCATAAGACACGTAGCTAAAAAATTTTGCCATCGAAAACTTAAATTACGGTGCTCGTCAGTTTTCCTCTTTCATTTAAAAGTTCTCGACCGCTCCTACCTGCACAAGTATCTCTAGCTCGTCTTGCTTGCTCTCAAATAACTGTACAAGAAGTTGTAGCACTTTCGGATGCAACAATGGATGACAAACAACAACCTCGTCGAGTAACGCAAGATGCACGGGACAATGTTCCGTGCACAGTTTGAAGTACGAGGGTTCTGTTACTGTACATACTACCCATCTAATTACGCCAACGCTCACAACGGGAAACCTATATAAAGATATTGAATTGTACAGTATCTCTTacattataataaagtaataataatgtaGAGCAATACTGAATCATACCTTATACACTGATACAAAGTGTGTAATTCAGCTATCAACTCAGTGGATCCTTTGTTAATGTTACAAATACTGTGAACTTTCTCTATAGCTTGAACAGTCGTTTTCAAATCATCTTTATTCAATTTACGTGGATGTCCTTTTTTAGCTGGAACGTCGCACACACTGGCTGCATAAGCCAgtagatatatatatttcgACTTGTGTTCAGGATTAATTTTTACAGCTGGTTTGAAGAGTGCGTCGACTAATAGCTCTGGAATCAATTAGAGAGATTACAAATTTGTAGATACGTGTACGTCACGTTTCTGGGAGTAATAATACAGCCTATATTCTTACAAATACATGTAGATCATTACCTAAAAACTGTGGATTGCGGAGCAATTCTATAGGAGGCGGTTCCATCGTAGAATAATTTCGAAATAGTACACTGATATCGGCAGGATTTAAGGTATTTCGTGATAACATGGATGCCAACGCTTGGCAGGCGCTGGGGCTACTTGAGGCTCCATTAAGTGCCATTGTTATTGGAGTGACATCGTGGTGACTAAAAGAGAATGTAATATTCAAACGCAAGTCAAATGCATTATATCGATTAGCACACTGAGTTGCCTTCTCACTTTTGTTGGGCGCATTTTGTGATTTCTTGAGACAGTCTCTTCATCATAAACCCACCGCGAGGTTCCTGAGCAAGGATTTGCAGTAACACTTGACTGTAGACATAAGTGTGCTGTCCATGGCATACCATTTTCTACTAACAGAAACACTTATGCAGaatacataaagaaatgatATTCTAATGCTGCACAatagttgaaataaaatttgcataCAAACCGCGCACTCTTGTATACTCGACTGCCAGTCTTCCGTATTTTGTAAGAAGCCAGCAATTGCAGTTTTTAAAACTCGTGAGAATACTTCGATTTGTTGGGCTGCTGTCGAGATGCTTGTGATTTCTCCTTGAAATCCAGCGTCGGATATAAGCTGTAAAGCAGATAGATGGAAATGAAATGCTGAAATATGTCTGTTATTTCaaatgcatttaaatatgtatttaccTTTATGGTAAAATTCAACATTAGACAGTCCGGGTATTCTTCTGCGAGTCTATAAATGAGAGACCTCCATGTGGGGTGTTGGATCATTTCTGTCAACCAGGCAGGGGTCTAGCACGAAAACGCATTGAACTTTGAGCACATACATTGAATTGTAAGTGTTAGTATTCAATGTTAAAGAACATACTTCACCCTCCTCTGTAAAGATTTTATCTGCTTTTTTAGGGTCGAACGTTTTAAGTATCatgtcttttaaattattttccaccATTGCTTGGACATCTGAGACTTTCACGCCAGCCAGAATAAGCCATTCTGCGAGGAGATTGGCCATCTGAGCGCAAGCAGTGTAATTTTTAGACAACAGTTCTATTACTTGCTCAGGATTCCCACCAGCTTGGAAAtatctggaaaataataaagaacGATTAGAAAGATGGATTAGTGTAATACAAATAAATGGTTTAGAGAATTAATGTCattgttaaattattatttaggaAATATATCGCACCTCTTTAGTTGCATAAAGATACCAGGTTCCATGATGTAATCAGGCGTTTTAAATTTATCCAaacattcatttaatatttcttgTGGATTTTCAAAGTTATCGTCTCCCCCGCAATCTTCACTGGTTCTCGCCATTTCATCCGTCCAACCACCATGATTTTCATCGTAATCCGACTCCATCCTATCCGACTCCTACAAATAACCATAGCTTAGGAACAAAGTATGTATAAAGGTTACACAAGTTATATTACGAAGGCTGTTCAGTTTCTCATGTTTTTATGACAATTGGTAAGATGAAGATTAAATGACAAAGTCCCTCTGTTTCTTAATATTTGCCACGTACTCTAACATATCGTATCTTTAAGTTCTAAGGATGGAATTTATAGGATCACAGCGATATTATCGAGGGGAATATTTGAACAGGTAGTATGAACTACAAACGTCAACAAACTAACAACTCATTTTACATAAACATCATACGATTTGGTTAGGTTATAATGTGCAAAAATAATTTACCACGCCAATCACTGTATGAGAaccttaattattttaaatcacaaATAACTTCATAGTATTCTTCAATAAGCATTACTTACttttgtctttttactacaaaaGTCGAATGAACAAGTAATCGTGGTTTATAAACAATGTATGCTGATAgtatacacacacatacacacttTCACAGAACTTATGTAGATGACCAAAAAGTATACAGGATTGGAATCTCAACTTTCCATGGGCGCATCCTTATTCTACTCTTAACGCGTTCCATTGCGTACGGCCATAAATAGAATACTAGACTACAAATTCACAATGCTATGTGGGTACGCACTGATCTCGGGTCAATGTGAATCAAACTTAAAGGAAATCCGAGTTGGCATTCGATTAGTGCGTTTGTGAACGCACATTTTGCGAGTATCACGGAGTTGCACTGGTCTTTCTTACGTTTTATATCTTACGCGACGTATTCATGCATATTTTCCCAACTCACGACCAAGGTTTCATTTTCTAAGCAGTTACGGACGTTCGGACTGTTAGTGATTTCTGCTTATTCCCAGTAAATCGTAATTCACAATGATGTCCAGGTTTTTGCTACTCTTTTGCTTTGCAACGCTCCACGTTTTGGGTATGAATCTTCGGACGCTCACATTTCTTATCTATCTTATAAATGACAGATAGTAGCTTCTGATGTAACGCAGTGCCAAATCAATCTTCGTTATTATTTCACCTTAGAATGTACAAAAGTGGTCATTCGCGGAAGCTTTCTTTCCTtaaaacctatttttttttcttttcttttttccttattCATCGTTTATTTATAGTCTCTTTATCTTGTCCCTACATTATGTCACGAATCCTTATGTATTCAATACATTCCACACAGCGCATTTATTAccaatataattattaaaattggaGCCATTACtccaatattaatttaattctgtaataattttcgaaaaatgttaaaaaaaatttacgagaTTTCTGCGAGATCTTTTATACTTCGGTTAGATGTTACTTTTGATTTTACAAATTGTTTCTCAAGTTCATTTTTAATACTCTGTTGGTGGTCTATATAAATTTCTCAACAAGTCATTATTAACTTGCGTTACAAAGTCGATAGCAAAACGATCTACTGTTGTATCCTTTTTGAAACAGGTAACCAGGTATCCTCTACAAACAATGAACTGCAACCCGGTGCTCCAATGCCTCAACAAAATCAGCCTGTACAGCACTCAGAGGCAGATACAGTGTCTACTAAAGAAGTAAAGTCCGTGGAACCTGTGCCAGTTCCTGTGGAAACAGACGAGACTATAACAAAATCAGAAGAAAGTTCAAATAATACTCAGAGTCTTACGGATACTCCAGCTACTTCTACCACTGTACCACCAAATTCTAAAACAGTTCCAACTTCTAAATCAGTTCCAACTTCTACAACAGTTCCAGCTTCTACAATCGTTTCAATTCCTACAAATGTTACAACAGCTACACCCAAATCGACTACCAAACCAGCTCCAACTACTACATCTAGTCCAGACATTGTATCCACTACACCCAGCACTCCAGTGGTACCTCCTGGTACGCCTGGAAAATGGGTAGTCAATGGGACAACCAAAGTCTGTGTCGTGTTACAGATGGCCGTATCGTTCAATGTTTCCTATGACGTCAATCATACGGTTTGTATTAAACTCATGAGATACGATAATTTGAATTGCATTCTGTATTTCTCACGATAAATGTCAATTTTCCAGATATTCCACAAGACGTTCGATATGCCAATAGACAATGTGACCACAACTGCGAACGGCAGCTGTGGCAGCTTAGAAGATGAATTAACACTGACATGGTccgccaaaaatataaataatggcAGTATGACGTTACATTTTGTTAAAAACGACACTACGAAGCACTACTCCCTTCACCATTTAGAGATCATCCTTTCGCCGGCAGATTTTCCTAATGCAACTTTCAGTAAGGATTTATTTCTATTCGATACAACTTGAATGGCATTGGGGTGTTTTGTCACATCAATATTACCTGAAAAGCAACGAAGATGGAAATTTAAAGTTTCATTGCTGTTGGTACTGTCTCGCCGAACCTTGCACCACTCAAAGTCTAATTCAGAATTGTGTAATTGTTAACAGAGCAACCTATAGTCTTGGTGCATAACGAATCCAATTTCATCGTTGGAGTAACCAATTCCTACCGGTGCTTAAAACAGCAGAAGCTGGACTTGAAACGAAATGACACCAAGGAGGCGGCCGGCTACTTATCAGTGTCGGGCTTACAGTTTCAAGCATTCAAAGCAGATAATTCCACTGTTTTCGGGTTAGGTAAGTtctaaagaaaatgaaattcagCCACGCGTTTCGTATTACTAATATGAATACTAATTGCCTCAAATTGTTATTAACTTTCAGCCAAGGACTGTGCTTTTGACACACCAGACGTGGTACCAATAGCAGTAGGCTGTACGCTGACAGGATTAGTGATCGTAGTTTTAATCTCATATTTGATTGCCCGCCGACGAAACCAAGCCCATGGCTATCTTAGCATGTAATTGTTACATGGATATtttcatttcctttttttttttttttgaataattaAGTCGATATTCCATTTTTATGTACTCCACGTTAATGCCAGAAGGTTATTGCTGCTTTTGTTCTTAATCTCGAAAGATCGCGATACCAACGAATGTTTCCGATTAGATCTCTGCCTCTTTTCCTGTCTACTCTGATACgatgaattataaaaattcagtgTATATCATCGATTGTTTCTTTAAGAATTGTGTCCCCCTTAGTTCGCTACGGCTAAAGGGAATCTCGTAATAATTACCCTTTGAATTCTTAgatactctttccacttcgatcATTTCACGATTGTTATTAAAAAGATGAGTTCTCATCCGATGCAATGTCTCACTGGGCGTCACAAAAGATATTTTTACGGAATAGAAAATTATTACTCGAAGCTTCGAATTATGGGCGTGCCGTAATAGAAGCGGCAAGCTATGCGTTATTTTGAACGCGCACGAAGGATTAATGCAGTTCTTGGGTGGTAAAATTCGTTGGTTTACTTGCTCGAATGATAGACTCAAATTTGAAACACAAGGGAACTAATTGATACAGTATATGATGAATAAAATACGTACGTTTTACTGTGATAATAATTTAATGGGAATCTAATGGCTTCAAAAGAGTATCAGATTATTTACTTCCGAAAGAAATTAGCTTTTAAGAATTCAGTTTTTTCTATGAAATTACGTTCTTTGTTTgtcataaatatgtatattatatattacacCTTCAACAGTAATAATGTCAATAATTCTAGTGAAAAAGAATGTtatattataaagtaccatCAGGTTTTTAAGTATAAGCCTGTCTTTACGAACGAAAAGCTTGGTTGCTaataaaaatactatatatttaaaaaataacatatCGTTCACGATCTTTCTTATCACTCTCCAATCCTTAAACCTTATAATCCCCTGTGACATATTATCGGTTTAGTCCAAGTCGCCTGAACGAATTAACGAAAGTTTACGAAGTAACACGCGTCCGCTGAAAAAGAGTTCCTTTAAGTCGGTGACCCCGCCATGAccttgtaaatatatttaggTGTACCCGTTGTGCTGTTGCTAGTGTATGTTTTACAGAGACACCCTATATAATAATGGCTGTTGACATACA
This window contains:
- the Lamp1 gene encoding lysosome-associated membrane glycoprotein 1, coding for MMSRFLLLFCFATLHVLGNQVSSTNNELQPGAPMPQQNQPVQHSEADTVSTKEVKSVEPVPVPVETDETITKSEESSNNTQSLTDTPATSTTVPPNSKTVPTSKSVPTSTTVPASTIVSIPTNVTTATPKSTTKPAPTTTSSPDIVSTTPSTPVVPPGTPGKWVVNGTTKVCVVLQMAVSFNVSYDVNHTIFHKTFDMPIDNVTTTANGSCGSLEDELTLTWSAKNINNGSMTLHFVKNDTTKHYSLHHLEIILSPADFPNATFKQPIVLVHNESNFIVGVTNSYRCLKQQKLDLKRNDTKEAAGYLSVSGLQFQAFKADNSTVFGLAKDCAFDTPDVVPIAVGCTLTGLVIVVLISYLIARRRNQAHGYLSM
- the Th1 gene encoding negative elongation factor complex member TH1, coding for MESDYDENHGGWTDEMARTSEDCGGDDNFENPQEILNECLDKFKTPDYIMEPGIFMQLKRYFQAGGNPEQVIELLSKNYTACAQMANLLAEWLILAGVKVSDVQAMVENNLKDMILKTFDPKKADKIFTEEGETPAWLTEMIQHPTWRSLIYRLAEEYPDCLMLNFTIKLISDAGFQGEITSISTAAQQIEVFSRVLKTAIAGFLQNTEDWQSSIQECAKMVCHGQHTYVYSQVLLQILAQEPRGGFMMKRLSQEITKCAQQNHHDVTPITMALNGASSSPSACQALASMLSRNTLNPADISVLFRNYSTMEPPPIELLRNPQFLELLVDALFKPAVKINPEHKSKYIYLLAYAASVCDVPAKKGHPRKLNKDDLKTTVQAIEKVHSICNINKGSTELIAELHTLYQCIRFPVVSVGVIRWVVCTVTEPSYFKLCTEHCPVHLALLDEVVVCHPLLHPKVLQLLVQLFESKQDELEILVQLEMKKMLIDRMVNLLSRGCVVPVVCYIKQCWQRGDTDVSLIRYFVTEVLEAIAPPYTTEFVHLFLPMVEHEEITGTMRGDSDNDLVSEFIVHCKAHCPTIR